One Streptomyces sp. NBC_01217 genomic region harbors:
- a CDS encoding YnfA family protein has translation MVIARSAVLFVIAALFEIGGAWLVWQGVRENRGWIWIGAGVVALGAYGLVATLQPDGEFGRILAAYGGVFVAGSIAWGMVADGYRPDRWDVTGALVCLAGMAVIMYAPRGH, from the coding sequence ATGGTCATCGCCCGCTCTGCCGTTCTGTTCGTCATCGCCGCGCTCTTCGAGATCGGCGGCGCCTGGCTCGTCTGGCAGGGCGTGCGGGAGAACCGGGGCTGGATCTGGATCGGCGCGGGCGTCGTCGCACTGGGTGCCTACGGCCTCGTCGCCACGCTCCAGCCGGACGGCGAGTTCGGCCGCATCCTCGCCGCGTACGGCGGTGTCTTCGTCGCGGGATCGATCGCCTGGGGCATGGTCGCCGACGGCTACCGCCCCGACCGCTGGGACGTCACCGGCGCGCTGGTCTGCCTGGCCGGCATGGCCGTGATCATGTACGCCCCGCGCGGCCACTGA